In a single window of the Thermococcus sp. EP1 genome:
- the mce gene encoding methylmalonyl-CoA epimerase — protein sequence MIKKVDHIGIAVKNLEEAIKIWEGLGLKVEEIEEVAEQKVRTAIFHAGETRIELLEATSEDSPIAKFIEKRGEGIHHIALGVDNIEEHLKKLKEEGFRLIDETPRIGVGGAKIAFVHPKSVGGVLLELCEREE from the coding sequence ATGATAAAAAAGGTTGACCATATTGGAATTGCTGTTAAAAATCTTGAAGAGGCTATTAAGATTTGGGAAGGCCTTGGATTGAAGGTTGAAGAAATTGAAGAGGTCGCAGAGCAAAAAGTTAGGACAGCAATATTCCATGCTGGCGAAACGAGGATTGAACTTTTAGAGGCCACTTCTGAGGATTCGCCGATAGCAAAGTTCATTGAGAAGAGGGGAGAGGGAATTCATCACATTGCGTTGGGCGTTGATAACATTGAGGAGCACCTCAAAAAGCTAAAAGAGGAAGGCTTTAGGTTAATTGATGAAACACCTAGGATAGGTGTTGGTGGGGCAAAAATAGCTTTTGTACATCCAAAAAGCGTTGGTGGAGTTCTCTTAGAACTATGTGAAAGAGAAGAATGA
- a CDS encoding PHP domain-containing protein: MFKIKRERIKMIDIHTHTRFSDGIGDIQDNIAEAEKKKLHIIGISDHLHFFSNHVLNSYVSIIKQLKKESEIVVLAGIEANILPDGVDITSEIRKKLDYAIASVHMYFTLGGHEEYLNLVKVAIQDENIDIIGHFGNVFPYIGYPSIEEYREIVALAEEYGKAFEISSRYRAPELDFIKLCIEKGVKLTFGSDAHQVRDVGNISWSLKAFQKAGGKKEDLLFSELL; this comes from the coding sequence ATGTTTAAAATTAAAAGAGAGAGGATTAAAATGATCGATATTCACACCCATACAAGATTTTCAGACGGGATAGGAGACATTCAAGACAATATTGCCGAGGCAGAAAAGAAGAAACTACACATTATTGGAATAAGTGACCATCTGCATTTCTTTTCAAACCACGTGCTAAATTCTTACGTTTCCATTATAAAACAACTGAAAAAAGAAAGTGAGATAGTCGTTCTAGCAGGAATAGAAGCAAATATCCTTCCCGATGGAGTAGACATAACTTCTGAAATCAGAAAAAAACTTGATTATGCCATTGCTTCAGTGCACATGTACTTTACCCTAGGAGGACACGAAGAGTACTTAAACTTAGTAAAGGTGGCAATCCAAGATGAAAACATTGATATAATCGGTCATTTTGGAAACGTCTTTCCCTACATTGGATATCCCTCTATAGAAGAATACAGAGAAATCGTCGCACTTGCCGAGGAATATGGAAAGGCCTTTGAAATAAGCAGCCGTTATAGAGCACCGGAACTAGATTTTATAAAACTCTGTATCGAGAAAGGAGTAAAGCTAACCTTTGGAAGTGACGCCCATCAAGTCAGGGACGTGGGAAATATTAGCTGGAGTCTAAAGGCTTTTCAGAAAGCAGGTGGTAAAAAAGAGGATTTGCTTTTCTCAGAACTTTTATGA
- a CDS encoding PINc/VapC family ATPase, with the protein MKVFVVDTSVIVDGRLTQYLERINEKVKVVIPEAVVAEIEHQANEGKAIGHTGLEELKKLRSLAERDKILLEFYGERPDLWQIRRAKAGEVDHMIREVARELNAVLITGDQVQRDIAIAKGIEVIYLEARKEVKHRLEDFFDEHTMSVHLKAGVRPLAKKGKPGQWRLVPIKEEELTDAELEEIADDIVERAKRDPESFIELDELGATVVQLRNYRIVIAKPPFADRIEITAVRPIIKLSIEDYDIPEKLLERLTDKAEGILIGGAPGEGKTTFAQALAEYYASMGKIVKTMEKPRDLQVSEEITQYTALAGKMEKTGDVLLLVRPDYTIFDEMRKTSDFQIYADLRLAGVGMVGVVHATKPIDAIQRFIGRVELGMIPQIVDTVIFIKAGGVDKVLTLEYKVKVPSGMTEEDLARPVIEVRDFVTGELEYEIYTYGEEISVVPVKKKEKPPAMKLAEKKLKQEIKKFLPDVYTEVELASPHKAVIYADEFDIPTIIGKKGKRITEIEKKLGISIDVRSFEEKMVEMPTEKITVEVEEKKKQIVLRVSPDFAKKPLKFFAGDEYIFTATPSRKGLIKVNKNTPIGRELRRALEAGIELWASL; encoded by the coding sequence ATGAAAGTATTTGTTGTTGATACGAGTGTTATAGTGGATGGGAGACTAACCCAATACTTAGAGAGAATTAATGAGAAAGTTAAGGTGGTTATCCCAGAGGCTGTTGTTGCTGAGATAGAACATCAAGCTAATGAGGGTAAGGCTATTGGTCATACTGGATTGGAGGAACTTAAGAAGCTTAGAAGTCTAGCTGAGAGAGATAAAATTCTGTTGGAGTTCTATGGCGAGAGGCCTGATCTCTGGCAGATAAGGAGAGCTAAGGCTGGAGAAGTTGATCACATGATAAGAGAGGTCGCTAGAGAGCTGAATGCAGTCCTCATAACTGGTGACCAAGTACAGAGAGACATTGCCATAGCGAAGGGGATTGAAGTAATCTATTTAGAGGCCAGAAAGGAAGTAAAGCACCGTCTCGAGGATTTCTTTGACGAACATACCATGAGTGTTCACCTAAAGGCAGGTGTAAGACCTTTAGCCAAAAAGGGTAAACCTGGTCAGTGGAGATTAGTTCCCATAAAAGAGGAAGAACTAACTGATGCAGAGCTTGAGGAAATAGCGGATGACATAGTTGAGAGAGCTAAAAGGGACCCAGAATCATTTATAGAGCTTGATGAGCTTGGTGCAACAGTGGTGCAGCTTAGGAATTATCGTATAGTCATAGCAAAGCCGCCATTTGCTGACAGGATAGAAATAACGGCAGTAAGGCCCATAATCAAGTTAAGTATTGAAGACTATGATATTCCAGAGAAGCTTTTAGAGCGTTTAACAGACAAGGCCGAAGGTATTCTGATTGGTGGTGCTCCAGGGGAAGGAAAAACCACTTTTGCCCAGGCTTTAGCAGAGTATTATGCGTCCATGGGTAAGATCGTGAAAACAATGGAAAAGCCCAGGGATCTTCAAGTTAGTGAGGAGATAACTCAATACACTGCCCTTGCAGGGAAAATGGAAAAAACAGGAGACGTCCTTCTTTTAGTTAGGCCTGATTATACAATATTTGATGAAATGAGAAAAACAAGTGACTTCCAGATTTACGCTGACTTACGACTTGCTGGTGTTGGAATGGTTGGTGTTGTTCACGCTACAAAGCCTATAGATGCTATCCAGAGGTTCATTGGAAGGGTAGAACTTGGAATGATTCCGCAAATAGTGGATACCGTAATATTCATCAAAGCTGGGGGCGTTGACAAAGTTTTAACTCTCGAGTACAAGGTTAAAGTTCCCAGTGGAATGACAGAAGAGGATTTGGCCAGACCTGTAATTGAGGTTAGAGACTTCGTGACTGGTGAGCTAGAGTACGAGATATACACCTACGGTGAGGAGATAAGTGTTGTACCTGTGAAGAAAAAGGAGAAGCCACCCGCAATGAAATTAGCAGAAAAGAAGCTTAAACAAGAAATTAAAAAATTCCTACCAGATGTTTATACAGAGGTTGAGCTTGCAAGTCCCCATAAGGCCGTAATATATGCAGATGAATTTGATATACCTACCATTATAGGTAAAAAGGGCAAAAGAATCACGGAAATCGAGAAAAAGCTTGGAATAAGCATAGATGTCAGAAGTTTTGAGGAGAAGATGGTAGAAATGCCGACGGAGAAAATAACAGTTGAAGTTGAAGAAAAGAAAAAGCAAATAGTTCTCAGAGTTTCACCGGATTTTGCAAAGAAGCCTCTCAAGTTCTTTGCAGGCGATGAATACATCTTCACTGCAACTCCATCGAGAAAGGGTCTGATTAAGGTTAATAAGAACACTCCAATAGGGAGAGAACTAAGGAGAGCTTTAGAAGCAGGAATAGAGCTTTGGGCATCTCTTTAA
- a CDS encoding ribonuclease P protein component 4 — MSKKYIRQREKREKKKIALERIDILFTLAERVFPYDKELANRYVEIALAVQRKAKVRIPRKWKRRYCKKCHSFLVPGANARVRLREKRMPHVVIKCLECGHIMRYPYLREKKERRRAHKGQI; from the coding sequence ATGTCCAAGAAGTATATTCGTCAAAGAGAAAAAAGGGAGAAGAAAAAGATAGCGCTTGAGAGGATAGACATACTTTTTACTTTAGCTGAGAGAGTATTCCCTTACGACAAAGAACTCGCAAATAGGTATGTTGAAATAGCTTTAGCAGTACAGCGAAAAGCAAAAGTCAGAATCCCAAGAAAGTGGAAGAGAAGGTATTGTAAAAAGTGCCACTCATTTCTTGTTCCAGGAGCTAATGCGCGAGTTAGACTCAGAGAGAAAAGAATGCCTCATGTTGTTATAAAATGTCTTGAATGTGGCCACATCATGCGTTATCCTTATTTAAGGGAGAAGAAAGAAAGGAGACGGGCCCATAAAGGCCAAATTTAA
- the meaB gene encoding methylmalonyl Co-A mutase-associated GTPase MeaB: MIDELIERMLKGDKRATARLITFVENNEEKAREIVKKIYPYTGRAYIIGITGPPGSGKSTLVDKLIKKAREEGKVVGVIAIDPTSPFTGGALLGDRIRMQRHSTDPGVFIRSMATRGSLGGLAKATNDAIKILDAYGCDVIFVETVGVGQIEVDIVKTADTVVLVTVPGLGDDIQAIKAGLMEIADIFVVNKADKEGAEATMFELELMLDLEKEKWNKKGWRPSIVSTIAFTNKGIEQLWEAINKHREFLLSSGEIEKKRKFRVEEEIKAIVSSTIARKIGEKMGEDDIATLIEKIAKREIDPYSAADLVLEKALGVKA, from the coding sequence ATGATAGATGAATTAATTGAAAGAATGCTTAAAGGTGACAAAAGAGCAACGGCTAGGTTGATTACGTTTGTAGAGAATAATGAGGAAAAAGCAAGGGAAATCGTTAAAAAAATTTACCCTTATACTGGAAGGGCCTATATAATTGGAATAACTGGCCCTCCTGGTTCTGGAAAATCAACCTTGGTTGATAAGCTCATTAAAAAGGCTAGAGAGGAAGGGAAAGTAGTAGGAGTTATTGCAATAGATCCGACTTCTCCCTTTACGGGAGGAGCTCTTCTTGGGGATAGAATAAGGATGCAACGACATTCAACAGATCCGGGAGTTTTTATAAGAAGCATGGCCACAAGAGGGTCTCTTGGAGGTTTAGCTAAGGCAACAAATGACGCTATAAAAATACTTGATGCGTATGGATGTGACGTTATTTTTGTAGAAACTGTAGGTGTCGGGCAAATAGAAGTGGATATAGTAAAGACGGCTGATACAGTGGTTTTAGTTACAGTCCCTGGATTGGGGGATGATATTCAAGCAATAAAGGCTGGTTTAATGGAGATAGCAGATATATTTGTGGTCAATAAAGCAGATAAAGAGGGTGCAGAGGCCACAATGTTTGAACTCGAACTTATGCTTGATCTAGAAAAAGAAAAATGGAATAAGAAAGGATGGAGGCCATCAATAGTTTCGACTATTGCGTTTACCAATAAAGGGATTGAACAACTGTGGGAGGCTATTAATAAGCACAGAGAGTTCCTCCTAAGTAGTGGGGAGATCGAAAAGAAAAGAAAGTTTAGGGTAGAGGAGGAGATTAAGGCTATTGTCTCAAGCACAATTGCAAGGAAGATTGGTGAAAAGATGGGAGAAGATGATATAGCTACACTTATAGAAAAGATAGCTAAAAGAGAAATCGACCCATATTCTGCTGCTGATCTTGTGCTGGAAAAGGCTTTGGGGGTGAAAGCATGA
- the asnB gene encoding asparagine synthase (glutamine-hydrolyzing), protein MCLIAGGMGKNLKIKLATMINSGKHRGRDSFGVWTNEGVLKSEDFSQINEIPDGKIGLLQCRLAMTGSKSFTQPFYNEFILVHNGEIYNYHQIKAFLEKRGIEFESDVDTEVILRLLEFLIEKNIPIPQAVKKLMTSLNGDYAVAFSDKKDIYLFRDPIGVRPLYYSPNGFFASEKKVLWSIGENAIPVKPGELVRISNGKIEQFKLFNVLDMKGSFFDYSNSKMSITRSLDYAIRLRGSKKIGILFSGGLDSSLITILASKYSKKVTLYTAGAEGSPDLEWSRKVSEELGLKLKEYVFDIDDVRDAVPSVMFAIEEPNAMNLAIGIPLYFATKLASEDGTKILLSGQGADELFGGYAKYLTNPRIMEKDLTEMGEKNLARDDKIAMLNSVEGRFPFLDINMVKSALRVPLKYKIHNGTRKAILREVALELGLPKEVAYREKKACQYGTNAQKLLEKIAKKEGLKLSKFAEKVFNEVFEQR, encoded by the coding sequence ATGTGCTTGATAGCTGGTGGGATGGGAAAAAACCTCAAGATCAAATTAGCAACCATGATAAATTCTGGAAAACATAGGGGGAGAGATTCTTTTGGAGTATGGACTAATGAAGGAGTATTAAAAAGTGAAGACTTCTCCCAAATTAATGAGATTCCAGACGGTAAAATTGGCCTCTTACAGTGTCGTCTTGCGATGACTGGATCAAAAAGCTTCACTCAACCTTTTTATAATGAATTTATCCTAGTCCACAATGGTGAGATTTACAATTACCACCAAATAAAGGCGTTTTTGGAAAAGAGAGGGATTGAATTTGAAAGCGATGTGGATACTGAGGTTATCCTCCGCCTTCTAGAATTCCTAATTGAAAAAAATATTCCAATACCACAAGCCGTAAAGAAGTTAATGACGAGTTTAAATGGAGATTATGCAGTGGCCTTCTCAGATAAAAAAGATATTTACCTCTTCAGAGATCCCATAGGAGTCAGGCCACTATACTATTCCCCTAATGGATTTTTTGCCTCAGAAAAGAAAGTACTATGGAGTATAGGGGAAAATGCCATTCCAGTAAAACCAGGAGAACTAGTAAGAATTTCCAATGGAAAAATTGAGCAGTTCAAACTTTTCAATGTTTTAGACATGAAGGGAAGCTTCTTTGACTATAGCAACAGTAAAATGAGCATAACCAGAAGTTTGGACTACGCAATTCGCTTAAGAGGTAGTAAGAAGATAGGAATTCTATTTTCAGGAGGGTTAGACAGCTCATTAATAACCATTCTCGCATCCAAGTATTCAAAGAAGGTTACTCTTTACACAGCAGGAGCTGAGGGGAGTCCAGACTTAGAGTGGTCAAGGAAGGTAAGTGAGGAATTAGGTCTAAAGTTAAAAGAATACGTTTTTGACATCGATGACGTGAGAGATGCCGTGCCCTCGGTTATGTTCGCCATAGAGGAGCCAAATGCCATGAATCTTGCAATAGGTATTCCTCTTTACTTTGCAACAAAGCTCGCAAGCGAAGATGGGACAAAAATACTCTTAAGTGGACAGGGTGCAGACGAGCTTTTTGGTGGATATGCAAAATATCTCACCAATCCAAGGATTATGGAAAAGGACCTAACTGAAATGGGAGAGAAAAACCTCGCAAGGGATGATAAGATTGCCATGCTTAACAGCGTAGAAGGGAGATTTCCATTTTTAGACATTAATATGGTCAAAAGTGCACTTAGAGTACCTCTGAAATATAAGATACATAATGGAACAAGAAAAGCTATCCTAAGAGAAGTGGCCCTTGAACTAGGACTGCCCAAAGAAGTGGCATATAGAGAGAAAAAGGCCTGCCAATACGGAACCAATGCTCAAAAACTCTTAGAGAAGATTGCCAAAAAAGAAGGGCTCAAACTTTCCAAGTTTGCAGAAAAAGTCTTTAATGAGGTATTTGAACAAAGATAA
- a CDS encoding Maf family nucleotide pyrophosphatase — translation MRLILASQSPRRREILAKFFDSFDIVPSAVSEECTTENPVEHAIEVAKRKAWDVYTRYGGVVIGADTIVVLDNMILGKPENKEEAKEMLRSLSGKIHKVITGYCIVREGEEITGYEITEVKFRELKDEEIEWYVSTGEPLDKAGAYGIQGKGGILIEWIKGDYYNVVGFPIKIILELIDLGFKLS, via the coding sequence ATGAGATTGATACTTGCATCTCAAAGTCCTCGAAGAAGAGAAATACTTGCAAAGTTTTTTGATAGTTTTGATATTGTCCCTAGCGCGGTTAGTGAGGAGTGTACCACTGAAAATCCTGTGGAACATGCTATTGAGGTTGCAAAAAGAAAGGCTTGGGATGTTTATACGAGATATGGTGGGGTAGTTATTGGAGCAGATACAATAGTTGTTCTGGATAATATGATATTAGGTAAGCCTGAAAACAAGGAGGAAGCTAAAGAAATGCTTAGAAGTCTGAGTGGAAAGATTCACAAAGTGATTACTGGGTACTGCATAGTCAGGGAAGGAGAAGAAATTACAGGGTATGAAATTACTGAGGTAAAATTTAGAGAACTTAAAGATGAGGAAATAGAGTGGTATGTTTCCACGGGAGAGCCACTTGATAAAGCCGGAGCTTATGGCATCCAAGGGAAGGGTGGTATTCTGATTGAATGGATAAAAGGAGATTATTACAATGTCGTTGGATTTCCGATAAAAATAATTCTTGAGCTTATAGATCTTGGCTTTAAGCTTTCATAA
- a CDS encoding cobalamin B12-binding domain-containing protein, with translation MVERSKVRVLIAKPGLDGHDRGAKVIARALRDAGFEVIYTGIRQTPEQIVESVVQEDIDVLGLSILSGAHMVLIPKILRLLEEKGIIPNEDVLLLAGGIIPPDDAQELEKMGVGRVFGPGSPIEEIIKFIEENVPKLKKFRSES, from the coding sequence ATGGTAGAGCGCTCAAAAGTTAGAGTTCTAATAGCTAAACCAGGATTGGATGGTCACGACAGAGGAGCAAAGGTTATAGCGAGAGCCCTTAGAGACGCCGGGTTTGAAGTTATTTATACTGGGATAAGACAAACTCCAGAACAAATTGTAGAGTCTGTTGTTCAAGAGGATATAGATGTTTTGGGTCTTAGTATCCTTTCTGGAGCTCACATGGTTCTTATACCAAAAATTCTAAGGCTTTTAGAGGAAAAAGGTATAATCCCAAATGAAGATGTTCTTCTGCTCGCTGGGGGAATAATACCTCCAGATGATGCTCAAGAGCTCGAAAAGATGGGTGTTGGTAGAGTTTTTGGTCCTGGAAGTCCGATTGAGGAGATTATCAAGTTTATCGAGGAGAACGTTCCCAAACTTAAGAAATTTAGGAGCGAAAGCTAA
- a CDS encoding glycosyltransferase family 4 protein encodes MKILIIGHYPPHKGGVATHTESLVKELRKKHEVHIITYGPISPREFEKEFVHQVTVPKVFGLRGILFTFLAAVKAIKLHKKFDFDIIHAHYVGTTSYAGLLAKNRLKIPLIITAHGSDLDFMSKLPLGRYFVKESLTKSDLTITVSHYLKKRALALGANKVRVIPNAIKNLKRKSLKREYITFIGSLTPYKDPATFIKLARHFPNEKFLVVGDGPLREELEKQAPKNVKFLGYREDIGEILSKTKLLILPSVREGFGLVVLEANSLGVPVIGRAVGGIRELIREGKNGYTFETFEELVKKVDSLLPNKKALKMGKIGNTISGRYNWKKIGEAVEERYRELVGERYDDNNKHARRGGLGEN; translated from the coding sequence ATGAAGATTTTGATAATAGGCCATTATCCTCCCCACAAGGGCGGCGTTGCCACTCATACTGAGAGTCTAGTGAAGGAATTAAGAAAGAAACATGAAGTTCACATAATAACCTATGGACCAATAAGTCCTAGAGAGTTTGAGAAAGAATTTGTCCACCAAGTAACTGTTCCAAAGGTTTTCGGTTTGAGAGGCATTCTGTTCACTTTTCTTGCTGCCGTTAAGGCCATCAAACTTCATAAAAAATTCGATTTTGATATTATTCATGCCCACTACGTTGGAACCACAAGTTATGCAGGGTTACTTGCAAAAAACAGATTAAAAATTCCGCTTATTATCACAGCTCACGGGAGTGATCTTGATTTTATGTCTAAACTTCCTCTTGGAAGATATTTTGTTAAGGAAAGTTTGACAAAGAGCGATCTAACAATAACGGTAAGTCACTATCTTAAAAAGCGGGCTTTAGCACTGGGAGCAAACAAAGTAAGAGTAATCCCTAACGCCATTAAAAACCTAAAAAGAAAAAGCCTAAAAAGGGAATATATCACTTTCATTGGCAGCTTAACCCCGTATAAAGACCCTGCCACATTCATAAAACTTGCTCGACATTTTCCAAATGAGAAGTTTCTAGTTGTTGGAGACGGGCCACTAAGGGAGGAGCTTGAAAAACAGGCACCTAAAAATGTAAAATTCCTAGGATATAGAGAAGACATCGGAGAAATTCTCTCAAAAACCAAGCTTTTAATTCTTCCTTCTGTGAGAGAAGGGTTTGGATTAGTTGTTCTCGAAGCCAATTCCCTTGGAGTACCCGTCATTGGTAGGGCTGTAGGTGGCATAAGAGAACTTATTCGAGAGGGTAAAAACGGTTATACTTTTGAGACTTTTGAGGAGCTTGTGAAAAAAGTTGATTCTTTATTGCCAAATAAAAAAGCTTTAAAAATGGGGAAAATAGGGAACACTATCAGTGGAAGATACAATTGGAAGAAAATTGGGGAAGCCGTTGAAGAGAGATATAGAGAACTTGTCGGTGAGAGATATGACGATAATAATAAACATGCGAGAAGGGGTGGACTGGGAGAAAATTAA
- a CDS encoding cell wall-binding repeat-containing protein has translation MMVKKGFAWLFGILLLASMIPLSQAQATLSIVILVSDNEADSALAEDLASILNATIVVTTWGVYDTNVTAEIMSYAPDKVIIIGGPDAVPKEYETDLNELGIPYVRWYGEDRYETNLEVIKYALEEYPELFVNIKIVIAHGRDLGAIKQVKGIQGKKFVIYVDKNLTNQTEIIGTLLKTKTVIIIKSPLMDNETAEMIRERVRERVQNGNITEEDIGITPEMAWEAIEIAINRTETAKEVLDNLTIPSATKLLELAEKEIQIAKESYNEGNYGKAYGQAIAAKAHAEAVIRLAGKEWRNVMHAKVDIQLEREVYKLEIKLKVLTKAGIDVTEISEKIEAAKNAIQAGDYESARELIEQAKNMLRDAFMQGRGKMKEINLPVGRGRGRP, from the coding sequence ATGATGGTGAAAAAAGGATTTGCTTGGCTGTTTGGAATATTGCTTTTAGCAAGTATGATACCCCTCTCACAAGCACAGGCAACACTTTCAATAGTTATACTTGTAAGTGACAATGAAGCAGATTCAGCACTTGCAGAAGATCTTGCCAGCATTTTAAATGCAACAATAGTTGTAACTACTTGGGGAGTCTACGATACAAACGTAACTGCAGAGATAATGAGCTATGCACCAGACAAAGTGATAATTATTGGCGGACCCGACGCAGTTCCAAAAGAGTATGAGACAGATCTAAATGAGTTGGGAATACCCTATGTAAGGTGGTATGGTGAAGACAGGTATGAGACCAATCTTGAGGTCATTAAATATGCACTAGAAGAGTATCCAGAACTATTCGTCAATATTAAGATTGTCATCGCCCATGGAAGAGATCTTGGAGCTATTAAACAGGTAAAAGGTATCCAAGGAAAGAAATTTGTTATTTATGTAGACAAGAATCTAACCAACCAAACTGAAATAATTGGAACATTACTCAAAACAAAGACTGTTATAATAATCAAGAGCCCATTAATGGACAATGAAACTGCTGAAATGATAAGAGAGCGCGTGAGAGAAAGAGTTCAAAATGGGAATATAACCGAGGAAGATATTGGAATAACCCCTGAGATGGCATGGGAGGCCATAGAAATAGCAATTAACAGAACAGAGACTGCAAAAGAGGTATTAGATAACCTAACAATCCCAAGTGCCACAAAGCTTTTGGAGCTCGCCGAAAAAGAGATACAAATAGCAAAAGAGAGCTACAACGAAGGTAACTATGGAAAGGCATATGGCCAAGCAATAGCCGCTAAGGCCCACGCTGAAGCTGTTATCAGACTGGCAGGAAAAGAATGGAGAAACGTCATGCATGCTAAAGTGGACATACAACTCGAAAGGGAAGTCTACAAGCTTGAGATTAAACTCAAGGTTCTTACAAAAGCTGGAATCGACGTAACTGAAATAAGCGAAAAAATAGAAGCAGCCAAAAATGCAATCCAAGCAGGAGATTACGAGAGTGCAAGAGAACTCATTGAACAAGCCAAAAACATGCTCAGAGATGCTTTCATGCAAGGAAGAGGAAAGATGAAAGAAATAAACCTACCAGTTGGAAGAGGTAGGGGTAGGCCATAG
- the minD gene encoding cell division ATPase MinD, which produces MGRIIAVASGKGGTGKTTMIANLSMALGLLGKKVCAVDADLTMANLTLHFGLEDTTKTIHDVLMGEIDIKQAIHTTRYEFVYLIPGAFDWEHVAKADPRDLPEVIPQIKDEFDYVLLDCPAGLQMDAMSAMLSGEEVLLITNPEIASISDTMKVGIILKKAGKNVLGFIFNRYEPHKNGISPEIAEEIMEFPLLGIIPEDPKVREAALSGMPVLVYDPDTKASRAIIETAQNLIKTEEEL; this is translated from the coding sequence ATGGGAAGAATTATCGCAGTGGCCTCTGGAAAAGGTGGAACCGGAAAAACAACTATGATAGCCAATCTCTCCATGGCATTAGGCTTACTGGGAAAAAAAGTTTGTGCCGTAGACGCGGACTTAACAATGGCAAATCTAACTCTACACTTTGGCCTGGAGGATACAACCAAAACTATTCACGATGTTCTAATGGGAGAAATAGACATTAAGCAGGCGATTCACACAACCAGATATGAATTCGTATATCTGATTCCAGGGGCATTTGATTGGGAACATGTTGCTAAGGCAGATCCAAGAGATTTACCCGAAGTTATTCCACAAATAAAGGACGAATTTGATTACGTGCTCTTAGACTGCCCCGCAGGGTTACAGATGGATGCTATGAGCGCAATGTTAAGTGGAGAGGAAGTATTATTAATCACGAACCCTGAGATAGCCAGTATAAGCGACACCATGAAAGTTGGAATAATTTTGAAAAAGGCTGGAAAAAACGTTCTAGGATTCATTTTTAATCGTTATGAACCTCATAAAAATGGGATCTCACCCGAGATAGCTGAAGAAATAATGGAATTCCCCCTCTTAGGGATCATCCCTGAGGACCCGAAAGTTAGAGAAGCAGCCCTTAGTGGAATGCCAGTACTAGTTTATGACCCAGATACAAAAGCTAGTCGAGCAATAATCGAAACTGCACAGAACCTCATAAAAACGGAAGAGGAATTATAA